A window from Bacteroidota bacterium encodes these proteins:
- the pseB gene encoding UDP-N-acetylglucosamine 4,6-dehydratase (inverting), with amino-acid sequence MLRDASLLITGGTGSFGRAFVRQILGQYPDIGQLIIFSRDEQKQYEMAQEYPRARYPALRFVLGDVRDEQRLIRSLQGVDYVVHAAALKHVPIAEENPWECIRTNVMGAENLINAALETGVKRVIALSTDKAAAPINLYGASKLCADKLFIAANNLAQRNEATQFSVVRYGNFMGSRGSVVPHFLKARHTGVLPITHPDMTRFGIRLDRCIELLLYALAHSWGGEIFIPKIPCFRVADLATAIGPDCRQQIIGIRPGEKLHEDLITPSDALNTLEFAKHYVIGPTLPLWDTDEYLAYFKGKRVEQDFSYHSNRPADWLSIEALRQEVEAALNIQLAPL; translated from the coding sequence ATGCTACGCGATGCTTCCTTGCTCATAACAGGAGGAACCGGCTCCTTCGGCAGGGCCTTTGTGCGCCAGATACTGGGCCAGTATCCGGATATCGGGCAGCTCATCATCTTCAGCCGAGATGAGCAGAAGCAATATGAGATGGCCCAGGAGTATCCACGTGCACGCTACCCGGCGCTGCGCTTTGTGCTGGGCGATGTGCGCGATGAGCAGCGCCTGATACGCAGCCTGCAGGGGGTAGACTATGTGGTGCATGCCGCAGCACTGAAGCACGTGCCCATAGCCGAAGAAAACCCCTGGGAGTGCATACGCACCAATGTGATGGGGGCCGAAAACCTGATCAACGCCGCCCTGGAGACGGGTGTAAAGCGCGTGATAGCCCTGAGTACAGACAAGGCCGCTGCCCCCATAAACCTGTATGGTGCCAGCAAGCTGTGTGCCGACAAGCTCTTTATTGCAGCCAACAACCTGGCGCAGCGCAATGAGGCCACACAGTTCTCTGTAGTGCGCTACGGCAACTTTATGGGTAGCCGTGGCAGCGTGGTGCCCCATTTCCTGAAAGCTCGCCATACCGGTGTGCTGCCAATCACCCATCCGGACATGACGCGCTTTGGCATTCGGCTAGACCGCTGCATAGAGCTGCTGCTGTATGCCCTGGCCCACAGCTGGGGCGGAGAGATCTTTATCCCCAAAATCCCCTGCTTCCGTGTGGCCGACCTGGCCACAGCCATAGGCCCAGACTGTAGGCAGCAGATCATTGGCATACGGCCAGGAGAGAAGCTGCACGAAGACCTGATTACCCCATCAGACGCGCTGAACACCCTCGAGTTTGCCAAGCATTATGTAATTGGCCCTACCCTGCCCCTATGGGATACGGACGAATACCTCGCATACTTTAAGGGCAAGCGGGTGGAACAAGACTTCAGCTACCACAGCAACAGGCCGGCAGACTGGCTAAGCATAGAAGCACTGCGCCAGGAGGTAGAAGCCGCGCTGAATATCCAACTAGCACCCCTATGA
- a CDS encoding HAMP domain-containing histidine kinase, with product MHIWQQYFPFLRWRQSQWLMLCMALAMAGIVWVQARWVGVGLNTQRALRLEKARSAAQKLAEQLQYTETTERTQLQFREMADTLRTLRDALGELAGPVLGGGVRAEEDAYYKIPRSHMRMEHVRDTLIFHTDTLIMGRLAPRYYTDTTYVLRQRPGARPQDSLQRQRQQAQQRYQYLLDSSRRVLDRVFVQMIAPQPLASHQLDSLYLAEQLHASLAAAGIHETVNFSLLRRLPDGDQRLYVPAQPAGSDSVVVQLFTRQVFTPDTYLTLYLPPNYAWLLLGMWGEIGLSMLLLLCLWALFAYTLRALRRQKRLSAMKTDFINNMTHELKTPLATIGIAAEALYRAREPLPQQRVQRYAGIIQEESQRLSQQVTRVLQTVELKHGRAYMPERVALQPVFAALGQQFMLALEQAEGQMDTHLAEPDAHLLADPIHLHQVLANLIDNALKYAGPKPRIVLQAYPLPGYYALQVVDQGPGMDAKVLKHIFEPFYRSQTGNRQDTRGYGLGLSYVQSVMLGHNGRVEVQSQLGRGTTFTLFFPHDQS from the coding sequence ATGCACATCTGGCAGCAGTATTTCCCTTTTCTGCGCTGGCGCCAGAGCCAGTGGCTGATGCTGTGCATGGCGCTGGCGATGGCGGGCATCGTGTGGGTGCAGGCGCGCTGGGTGGGTGTGGGCCTGAATACGCAGCGCGCACTGCGCCTGGAGAAAGCCCGCTCGGCAGCCCAGAAGCTAGCCGAACAGCTGCAGTATACCGAGACTACGGAGCGCACCCAGCTGCAGTTTCGAGAGATGGCCGATACCCTGCGCACCCTGCGCGATGCCCTGGGCGAGCTGGCAGGGCCTGTGCTAGGGGGCGGGGTGCGTGCTGAAGAGGATGCGTACTATAAGATCCCCCGGAGCCACATGCGTATGGAGCATGTGCGAGATACCCTGATCTTCCATACCGATACGCTGATTATGGGTAGGCTGGCCCCCCGCTACTATACCGATACCACCTATGTGCTGCGCCAGCGGCCGGGCGCCCGGCCCCAAGACAGCCTGCAGCGCCAGCGCCAGCAGGCGCAGCAGCGCTACCAGTATCTGCTGGATAGCAGCCGGCGGGTGCTAGACCGCGTGTTTGTGCAGATGATAGCCCCGCAACCCCTGGCTAGCCACCAGCTGGACAGCCTGTACCTGGCCGAGCAGCTGCATGCCAGCCTGGCTGCAGCGGGCATCCACGAGACCGTGAACTTCAGCCTGCTGCGCAGGCTACCGGATGGAGATCAGCGCCTCTATGTACCAGCCCAGCCTGCCGGGTCAGACTCGGTGGTGGTGCAGCTTTTCACCCGGCAGGTTTTTACCCCGGATACCTACCTTACCCTTTATCTACCCCCCAACTATGCCTGGCTGCTGCTGGGCATGTGGGGCGAGATAGGCCTAAGCATGCTACTGCTGCTCTGCCTCTGGGCCCTCTTTGCCTACACCCTGCGGGCACTACGCCGGCAGAAGCGGCTGAGTGCCATGAAGACAGACTTCATAAACAACATGACGCACGAGCTGAAGACCCCCCTGGCTACAATCGGCATAGCTGCCGAGGCCCTATACCGTGCCCGAGAGCCACTACCCCAGCAGCGCGTACAGCGCTATGCCGGCATTATACAGGAGGAGAGCCAGCGCCTAAGCCAGCAGGTAACCCGCGTGCTGCAAACGGTGGAGCTGAAGCATGGCAGGGCCTATATGCCCGAGCGTGTGGCCCTGCAGCCTGTGTTTGCCGCGCTGGGCCAGCAGTTTATGCTAGCGCTGGAGCAGGCGGAGGGCCAGATGGATACCCACCTGGCAGAGCCGGACGCGCACCTGCTGGCCGACCCCATACACCTGCACCAGGTGCTGGCAAACCTGATAGATAATGCCCTGAAGTATGCCGGCCCCAAGCCCCGGATTGTCCTGCAAGCCTACCCACTGCCGGGCTACTACGCCCTGCAGGTGGTAGACCAGGGGCCGGGCATGGATGCAAAAGTGCTGAAGCATATCTTCGAACCCTTCTACCGCAGCCAGACCGGAAACCGGCAGGATACGCGGGGCTATGGCCTGGGCCTAAGCTACGTACAGTCGGTTATGCTGGGCCACAATGGCCGGGTGGAGGTGCAGAGCCAGCTGGGCCGTGGCACTACGTTCACCTTATTCTTTCCGCATGACCAAAGCTAA
- a CDS encoding ABC transporter ATP-binding protein/permease translates to MRKFWAILAYGRAYRTQLILSFVFLVLFNLFGIFSLGMAIPFLQILFEPGQPTQPVDPGPFQLSGTYIKAYGEFWITENILAYGKMQVLYLFSGVLFLLVVIKNFFRLLSSWVLAPVEQGVIEEMRNVIFDHLNRLGLPYYTRMRKGGLMTLVVNDVQIIQEAVIGTLMPLFRDPLSMLFLLLAMLFLSWKLTLFTLLVLPLTGYVISRVNKSLKKRARRGQANLDVLVSYLDEFLSGIRIVRAFAAEQYVRRRYREINGKYSHEMVRFRERESIASPVNEVLTILVVLVIILYGGSLIVQGASEMSGAQFIGFIIFFSQFIAPIKTFTSALNRVQKALVSYDRVKELLDEPVRDAESDTGQQSVRLKHGLSIRKLRFRYEPDSKEVLKGIQLEIKKGEKIALVGPSGGGKSTLADLIARFHDPTEGAILLDGTDYRNLNATALRSSMGIVTQEAILFNDTVYHNIAFGRPDTPLERVIAAAKIANAHDFILQMEQGYDTLIGERGGALSGGQRQRLCIARAILHNPDILILDEATSALDNQSEKIVQQALDRIMEGRTSIIIAHRLSTVRNVDRIVVIEEGVMVEEGTHEALLAKGGVYARLYEMQFQV, encoded by the coding sequence ATGAGAAAATTCTGGGCCATCCTGGCCTATGGCCGCGCCTACCGCACCCAGCTCATCCTGTCCTTTGTATTTCTGGTACTGTTCAACCTCTTTGGCATCTTCAGCCTGGGGATGGCCATTCCCTTCTTGCAGATCCTCTTCGAGCCTGGGCAGCCCACCCAGCCCGTGGATCCTGGTCCGTTCCAGCTTAGCGGAACGTACATCAAGGCCTACGGCGAGTTTTGGATAACGGAAAACATCCTGGCTTATGGCAAGATGCAGGTGCTCTATCTATTCAGCGGGGTTTTGTTCCTGCTGGTGGTGATCAAAAACTTCTTTCGCCTGCTCAGCAGCTGGGTGCTGGCCCCGGTGGAGCAGGGGGTAATAGAGGAAATGCGCAACGTGATCTTTGACCACCTGAACCGCCTGGGGCTGCCCTACTACACCCGGATGCGGAAGGGGGGGCTGATGACGCTGGTGGTCAATGATGTACAGATCATCCAGGAAGCGGTCATTGGCACACTAATGCCGCTTTTTCGAGATCCGCTAAGCATGCTCTTTTTGCTGCTGGCCATGCTGTTTCTCAGCTGGAAGCTCACGCTCTTTACGCTACTGGTGCTGCCGCTTACCGGCTACGTAATCAGCCGGGTAAACAAGAGCCTGAAAAAGCGGGCCAGGCGGGGCCAGGCCAATCTGGACGTGCTGGTATCCTACCTGGATGAATTTCTGAGTGGCATCCGCATCGTCCGTGCCTTTGCGGCCGAGCAGTACGTACGCCGCCGCTACCGCGAGATCAACGGGAAATACTCGCACGAGATGGTGCGATTCCGCGAGCGAGAGTCCATAGCAAGCCCGGTAAACGAGGTGCTCACCATACTCGTCGTCCTGGTCATCATTTTGTACGGCGGCAGCCTCATTGTACAGGGCGCTAGCGAGATGAGTGGGGCCCAGTTTATTGGTTTCATCATCTTTTTCTCCCAGTTCATTGCACCTATCAAGACTTTTACCAGCGCCCTGAACCGGGTGCAGAAGGCACTGGTAAGCTATGACCGGGTAAAGGAGCTGCTAGACGAACCGGTGCGAGATGCCGAGTCCGATACGGGGCAGCAAAGCGTCCGGCTAAAACATGGGCTCAGCATCCGCAAGCTACGCTTCCGCTACGAACCCGACAGCAAAGAGGTACTCAAGGGCATCCAGCTGGAGATAAAGAAAGGCGAGAAGATAGCGCTAGTAGGGCCCAGCGGCGGCGGAAAGAGCACGCTGGCCGACCTGATAGCCCGCTTTCACGACCCCACCGAGGGAGCCATCCTGCTGGATGGAACCGACTACCGAAACCTGAACGCGACAGCCCTGCGCAGCAGCATGGGCATTGTAACCCAGGAGGCGATCCTGTTCAACGACACCGTGTACCACAACATCGCCTTTGGCCGGCCCGATACCCCGCTGGAGCGGGTAATTGCAGCCGCCAAGATTGCCAATGCACACGATTTCATCCTGCAAATGGAGCAGGGCTATGACACCCTGATAGGAGAGCGGGGGGGTGCCCTGAGTGGCGGCCAGCGGCAGCGGCTGTGCATTGCGCGGGCCATCCTGCACAATCCGGATATACTCATCCTGGACGAAGCCACCAGTGCACTGGACAACCAGAGCGAAAAAATTGTGCAGCAGGCGCTGGATCGTATTATGGAAGGCCGCACCAGCATCATCATTGCCCACCGGCTGAGCACGGTGCGGAATGTAGACCGTATCGTGGTGATAGAAGAAGGCGTAATGGTAGAAGAGGGGACGCATGAAGCACTACTGGCCAAGGGCGGCGTGTATGCACGCCTGTACGAAATGCAGTTCCAGGTATAG